Within the Debaryomyces hansenii CBS767 chromosome E complete sequence genome, the region GCTTGAGGAGTCTGGTGGAATAGTTAATCCAAAGCAGTTAGCCGAGTTTAAAGTATCATGGTCTAAACTAGAATCTAGCAATGGAACTGATACCGCAATTTCGGTATCAAAAGCAATTGAGAATACTTCATTTGTCGAAGATACAATGCCACACACGCAGAATATACCGGAGGAACTCACATTAGGGGcaattaatgaatcaaattccGATATTGATACATCTTCTGATTCAGAACCAGAATTAAATGGTAGTGGGGCGGAAAGTGTCTCAGCTATAGAGAATGATAAAACCAGTGTTAGTTCCTTTACTCCAGATATACATAATGAAACTAGCTCAAAGAAAAGACATATCATACTTCAAGATAGAGATAGTGAAGACGAAGTAGATATAACCACTGGTAACCATGAAATTAAAGCAAGTAATCCACGAAAGAGAAGGGTAGTAATTagtgatgacgaagaataataactcttcattttaattaatctagaaatataatatacatttaataaattatcctTATTTTTTATTCTCCAATGCAATGACCACCATCTGCATCTTTCATGTTCGTTATTATACTCATGTACGAGCTAATAAACATGACTAAAAATCCGAACGTAGTACAAGCAATGCATGGAACCAACttccaaattataaattctCTTCTATCCGCAAATCCAGCATTTTTATAGTCCGCTCTATTCCATGACAACTTCAAATGACATAATGGAGGGATGATATATGCCATTAGCGACGCAGACGTAGCACCGattaattctaaaataATTCCCAAATTACatgtaaataatgataCTGTCATCGACGTAAAAACCAATAACGAGGTTATAATGAAATGTTGACGTGAAGATAATTCAAGATGTGAAGTGCTACCACCTTCAGTCTTGTGGTTAGCAAATACAACCTCCTTTAAGACGTCTCTTACCACGAATATTTCTAGGGGAAAAGTAGTCAACATATTCAATCCAAAGCAAAATCTCGCTAAATTGATCCAGTTATCATCACTCCGGAAATTGTTCAAGATATTTCCTTTCGTATTATCACCAAAATTAAGAAAGCCATTCACGCCCATTACAAAGCAGCAAATCATAGAAACAGCGCAAGCAATGTGTGTCAATTTAGCAAATCTGGCTAAGGTAGCATTCcttaaagaattatatataaaaatcGTATTATGATGGCAAACCAATGCAAAGGAGATGACTGAAATGCCTTGAAAAATGTTGATGTTAACAGTCCACTCTAGTTTTGTTAAAGGGGCCTTCAATGCACTATCAGTAAATGGGCCCCTTACAACAGTGATTAGTACAATGACAAGCATTCCAATCAATGCAAAGCCTGAAGCTTTAGCTAATTTAGAAATATCCctatttaatgataatggaTATGAAATGCACGTAGTAAAAATCACAATTATAGTATTTCTACGGAACATCCAACCAATAACTGATGAAGAGGCAGTAATGGAATCAGGTATAAATGCTTTCAATACATGAGGTATAGTATCCCCAATGATAACACAGAAGGCCATACACCCTCCATATGCAAACGAACTTATCGTAAATAAAAGAACAATTTTACCGTATTTACCAAAGCAATAATTTACGGTATCTTGATATGACCTAGTTTGTGATATTTCAGCATTCATAACCATTAGCCTTAAAGTCCAATCAATCAAGAATGACAAAGATATTAATACTATCATTCCTCCGATTAATCCacaattcttcaaagcaAACGGTTGACCAATGATTCCAGCACCAAGGATAGAATTTGCCATATTCATGAATGCCATATTCATACTAGACTTTCCTTCTTGTGATTCAGCCtcattttgttcttcttgttctaCTCGATCTGTAGttgaattttcataatCTAGCGATGATAAAGATTGAAGCTCAAATTCCTCTTCTTGCAGTTGACCATCatctgaattattattgttatttatTTGCGGTATAGATACATATGACTGCTCTGGATTCCTTGTTTTACTCATACTATCAATAGTCAAGGTGGTCTCGTAAGTAactttatatattttgtataCGTATCTTGATAAAGTCGCGAAGTCATTTCAAAAtgacttcttcttcatacAATAATCGTTTAGATCCTTCATAAATTCAGCCATGATAAGACCATTAGGATACGATCCACACGCTAATTCGTCTGGCTTTATTTGCGGAATTTGTCACAATGCAAAGTCCCAGTATACTTGTCCAAACTGTTCAGCATTATATTGTTCCTCAGAATGCTATAACTCAGAGAAGCATTCGTCCTGCTCCGAGAAATTTTACCAAACTAACATTGAAGAACATCTCCAGAGGGGCGAAAGACATGAACCGACCcataatgaattgaaagataGAAAGAAATTGGTAGCGCTTTTACATCagtataataatgatgcGCCTAAATCTCAAAGCTCATACGAAGATAAAACCAACACTGGTCAGGAATGGAAATATATGGCACCAAAAGGAGTAGAAGACAGCCTACAGTCACTTCAAAGTGAGTTCAATATCGAAGATTTACACAAGCTAAATCATGCAAATAAATCTGCAGATGGCGATtacgaagatgaagatagaCCATTGACGCAAGAGGAAAGCCGGGAGTTTAAAACAATTGTCAATGAGTCTTCAACTGAGCAGTTATTAAGTATGTTGACACCAGAACAACggaaagaatttgaaaatttgatcAAAGATAGTAACTACATAgtagatgaagaagatgataatagctgattatataatcagAAGATTGTgctcatcttcaataaaatctaaaataaattaattcacTATCAATAACTAAAAGAATAAAACAAAGGATAGAACAATATGGGAGATAAAAAGCAATTCAGGGGAAAGAACCCATATACCGATCGTCGTGAATTTAAATCCAAGGAAATCAAGAAATCTTTAGTGCATAGGGCGAGATTgagaaagaattattttaaattattagaaaaagaAGGCATAAATCATGAGCCAGAACAAAATGGAGACGAAAGTGCAGAAAGTCAGAATAAATcagaagaattcaaaagaTCACACATACCTGATTCTAGGAATCAACCTTCTAAGAGGCCTATGAATTTTGCTGAAAGAGCCAAAATTGCTAAAGAGAGGAAAGAACACAGCAGACAGGCCAAATTGAAGTCAATACAAGACCGTCGTGAAACTATAGAAAAGAAATCGAAAGAGCGGGAAAGACGGAAGGATAACTTATCCAAAAAGACTAAATCCGGACAACCTTTAATGGGACCAAGAATTAATAACTTGTTGGATAAAATCAAGAAGGATATAGAATAAGCATTCAAATCGTTTATTACTAAAATAGTAATGAATTATGgcattttttaaataaataaataataagaattataatGTATTAATTATGTACAATAGATTGTAGTCTTTAAAGACCtaatttttgtttaaaGTTATTAATCGACATTACACAATCATAAATGTATAATGAACTAAGTCTTCTCTGGTAAAACCACCATGATTTTATACTTTGAATAGCCCATCCAAACGAAAATTTCTTGTAGTTTTTATTAATGTTCTCTTTTTTTTCATCGAAAACACATTTGGCGCAATAATTAGCCAAAATCAAGAATGTACGTTCTGGGCCCAATGGATTGTCTAAACCTTCATCTAGATGTCTAGTCAAATCATTCGTTtttaaaatcaacaaaataacTCTGGGCATTCTACTTAACATGTCCATTAGGTCTTCTAATACCCCATTATCATCCTGCAATTGAGATTGCATATTTATGATTTCGTCATCAGATCTTGCCTTAGAAATATCATAATGGAGAGCATTTTCTGGATCCCGCCCCGTTATTGCTGATGCGAATATCCGAAACTTTTGTTCTCCTTGAATACCTGTAATCTTCTCTGCATATTCTCTCATCTTTGGgatatcattatctaaaaGTGATAACCAGAAATGTGAATAATCAcgtttcattttcaaagGAATTTGTCTGTACAACCCATGATCATATAAAATGATCTCAAAATTGCGACCGTTACGAGATTTGGAGGATCTAATAGCAAGATTACCACCGTGTGGGTCGCAATGCAAACCCACATCTGGGGTAAAAatcatattattgaaaatatgtGACAAACATGAGGAAACGTCAGAAGTGTTtatcttgttctttttcataTACTCCAAGTCATCTAATCTTGCACCCCCTACATattccattattaatattcttggGTTAGCAGATACTATCTTCGGAATTCGTAAAGCTGTCTCATTTTGAAAATCCTTAAAGTAGTTCGCAGTTCTTTCACTGTTTTCCGCCTCATTCACAAAGTTCAATTCTACATAAATTGAACTCTGTAATTCATCTCCTAACCAGGTTAAAGGATACTCTGGAAAGACTTTGCGCATCAATCTGAATACTCTCTGAGTCATATATACATCTAACGGAACGAATTCCTCAAGCGACGGATGCTGAACCTTAACTGCAACCCTTTCTCCGCTATTCCTTAATGTTGCAATATGTACCTGTGCTAACGAAGCAACTCCAACAGGATCTGGGTTAAAGTCactaaataattcattcatcGAAACACCCAAATCTGATTGAAAcatattttcaatctctTCCAATGAAGACTGTGGACATCTGTCTTGTAAGGGTATCATAGTATCAGTCCATTCACGAGGTAGCAAATAAGTCAAAGCAGTAATATGTTGGCCCAACTTGATATAAATTCCGCCGTTTTTTTCAAGTGCTTTTAAAGTAATATTTGCTGCTTTGAGATGTGTTTCTGATAATGCTTTATTTCTATCGTTTGGAGAATCATATACTGCTTCTAACGTATCCTTATAAAGCTTAAAGCAGCGAATAGTAGCTAATGCAACAACACCCACTCTATCAGCCGTTAATGCGATATGTCTAGTAGAATTACGAAATGAATCGTTTGTTGCATAAAGAATAGATCCACCCAATCCTAGGGCAATaccaaatttgaaaaatgtatATTTAGATTTCgtttttatatttgttttggTGGTCAACTGCTTTTTgcatattattatattagaATTACCACTTAAGCAAATTTTTGGCGAACTTTTCAGTAAAATCGACCTAGAGTAAATATTGCTAGCTATTTTATGTCGATAGTATGGCTTTATCAGGAACATTTTGTTGTCTAACTACTCTTTCATACCATTTGAAAGTTTCTTCACATTCtatatatcattattgaaCTCTCGGTTCATTAAACGCACGTGATAAACTATCTCTAATGTATTCTATCTAAATAGATCTTCAATAGATGGATTATTAAAACTATTATCCTCGATATCCTGAACTTGTTTGAACATTAATTCATTCTgcaaaaattcaaaatcaaaatcattaaattcttgCCAATTAACACCAAAATTAGGAATTTCCAAGTTGGACTCTTCCGATTTAAGCATCCCCGGTACCATCACATCATCGACAGTATTCATAGAGTTTGacatattatcaattattccGTTATTTGTCGTAGCTGGATCGAAACCATGGATGTGAGAATTATTCGAGTTCGTTGCAGGCAGATAACTTTCTTTTGGTGGCCCACGTACTGGGCACTTAAGCTTTTGAGCACTAGTTCTAATATTACTCTCCACTGTATTGTATCCGTTCGGCAAGACTCCCATGAGCTGACGAGAGGCATGGTTTAACGGAAATTTTCTCTTCTTAGACTGCTGTGGTTCTGTCAAGGCTTTATGATCAATAGGACATTTACCAGGGTTTGAGGGATTTGAATTAACATCGTCATCCATTGGAGTGGTTATTTGAGAAATTGGGCATTTTGAAAACTCTGACTTATAATCCATGGTAGAAATTTCATGCTTGACAGGGCATTTCTGTGCTCCGCCGGTCTGTCCTGGTATTACTGGGCATTGGGTCATATTTTGCGAATTCATACCTTTAAACATCGGAATATTCGCATGAACTGTAGCATAATCAATAGAACTCATCTTGGGTGAATTTTTGATGAATGTCAAATAGAAATGCCAAAATTTTGATAGTTTTATAGCCTTTTCTTTACCTGTAAGGTAGTTATCAATCAAAGATGTGATTGTTTGATTGATAACATtaacaattctttcatGCAATGCTTGATATACCTCCTCTTGGTCTCCAGTTTTTACTTCTGCGACAACTAGGCTATTATCGATTATAGATATTAACTTATTAATTAACACTGGTGTGGTACTCAGTTCATCGGTATTACCAAGCCTTAACAATAACCCAATAATGAAATGTATTGCTCTTGTTAACAGTTCAGTTACTAAAAGTAGTATATGTTGAGAACCTGAATTACGGGGTTCATTTTTCATAGCGACTTCAACAAATAACATAAATTCACAAAAGTGTACAAAAAAGTCACAATATAGCTTATTAAGTCTGGCGTCATGCcctccttcttcttcattttgtAGAATTATAATGTAAGATAAATGCAaactcaaataatgaaaaatgcATCTTGTTTCTAAATTTCTTATTGTTGTGCTATTATGCAAGCTATCAGCCAATTTCCAAGGTCTACATATTTCAATCATTTTAAGGAGCTTATTTGTAGTTAGTTTTACTTCATCAACATTCACAATACCGTATctcaaattataataaattctaGAGATAAGATAATTGACACTAAGCGTGGttattaattctttatcttcaacCGATCCATGATCACcaataaatatgatatGATTATTGTACTTGTCACATTCTTCTATTTTATCATAAAACTTAAATATCAAATCAAGAATTGTTTTTGGGTGACTGATTAAATCAGTTATATTAAACGTTGCCAAATTCACTAATCGTATTAGATCGGACCATAGATAGCACATGCCTAGCCTAAGCTCTCTCAACCTTTGTTCAGACTCATTATGAGTTAAGCCTATATCTTCAGGGTTCTTCCAAACTTCTAAATAACCTCTTTTACTAAAAATATTGCTTAATAGCTGTGTGAATATTGTTTGAAACCTGGATTTTGAATCAGAGGATGCACCTTGTTTTTTATAATTGGCAACTTCCCGATTAAGGAATGCTGTGCaacataaaatataaatcaaagaTTCTGAAATTTTCTCATTAAATAtcttatcatttgataCATGCAACAAATATTCCTGAACTATAAGCAATATGTTATTAGCCTTGTATCCAAGACCCAAGTATAGTACCTCTGATGGAAACAAAGATCTGAACTCATGACTGATACTATTAATATCACCCATATCAGCTTCCAGTCTTATTATCTCTAAAGActcttcaataattaaaGAGAGCATGCACAAGTATAACCCTTTCAAAATAAGATTAAAATAACGGTCTTCGTCACTTCGGGACTGATCTTCGgcaaaattcaatgaaaatatgCCATTATCTTGTCTGACTATAGCTTGTATTTCTGTTTTATGGAAATAAAGTAAACTCCTGGATTCAGTGGTACATTTCCTCTCATGAAAATAGAAGTctattaaaaaattcatttgaaCGTAATTCATCGTCTCATTACCTCTTAATAAGCCTAAAATAGAATTCCAAATGTTTTGtatctttttcaagaaattcataCTGTCAGCCGAGAGTTCGCTATGTCtatcaataaatgatatatGTTCGGAATCTTTATGGAAAGGGCAAGCTTTATCCGGGCTCTCGGTCTCGTCACTTTTCGTAGTAGATGCTGGTGTTGTAGTAGATACTGGTGTTGGCGAAGGTTCGAAcataaaattaaaatcacATTCAACCACGGGGCATTTCAGATAATTGTTAGACGTTTTTGCACCAGGTACAAGAGAATGCGTAAAGTcgatttcattaattttatatGACGTTTTCTTGGATACTGGATTCAGTATACTTGGACTAAtatccaattcttttttcgctttagaatttattaagttCATTTTGTATAGGTGGTAAACTTTCTGCAAGTTGGTAATTTTATACCATAATGTAGTCAAATGAGGATCTAATTTAACTATACTGATCCATGCATAAATATCAACATAGGCTTGTTTATGCATTTGTGACTGTCGTTTCACAGTGTAAGACTTGTCATTATTTATGTCTATTGTGGATTTCGAGCTGGCATTATTAACGTTCAATTTCTCTAAAATCGTTACTTTTAACTCTAAGTCATCGCTAGTTTGACCTTTAAgatattgttgttgtgaAGCTATAAGTTTTCTCTTCAACTCCTCGATCTCTTTTCGTTGTTCATTAATCAACTTGTCTTTCTGAATCTGTTGCTTCTTAGAATTCTCAGGTTGTCCGATATAGCTTTTAGACTTACTATTAGCATTTAGCTTTGTTGcaccattattattagacCAGGCAGGTTCTACGTACTCGCATAGGTGAGGAACACCATTCTTGACGCACCCGCCGCAGGCTGGTTTAGCTTTATCACACTTGACTTTCCGTCTTTTGCAAATAAGGCATGATACCGGTActctatttctttgtttttgCTTCAGTGTAGTGTTTCCTAATTCATTAACCATAATATAAACATACTACTCGATGAGATCTTCCAAATACCTGAAATGAAAGCGGGAAATAAATACAATGTAGAAGTCTTGATGCTTCTATATCAATGCTTCTCCGGATAAAATCCAGTAAAATTTGTGTTTGTGCGATTTTTTTATGATTAGCTTAAAGTAACATTTTAAAATGAAAAGTAGTTTTCATCGTAGTATACAAGcaattaaatcaatatacTATGTCCGCTGGTATTCCCGTTAAATTGTTAAATGAAGCACAGGGACACATAATATCGTTAGAACTAACTACTGGAGACACATATCGTGGAAAATtacttgaaaatgaagataatatgaatttatCTCTCTACGATGTAACAATAACTAAAGGTAGAACAGGAAATACATCGTACATGAATCAAGTATTCGTGAGAGGTTCGATGATTAGGTTTGTTATGGTACCggaaattttaaaaaatgCACCAATGTTTTTCATGAAGCCAGGCGATAAACCGAAGCCACCTGTTAGAGGACCACCACCTAAAAGAGTTAAGCATTAGAGAAAGTTCCATTGTAATATAGTAATATAGTAAAAGATAATATAACGTCTACAATAGTAATATACAATCgtaatataatttattgtaaaaatatagatgtaataataattcgaGATAGAGATCTATTTCATGGTAACCAACTCTTCGGCAGAAGTTGGATGGATAGCAACACAACTGTCAAAATCTTTCTTAGTAGCACCCATCTTGATCGCTACACCAAAACCTTGCAATATTTCTGCACTTGAATCACCAACTATGTGAAGACCAACCACCTTTTCATCCTCACCAGCACAAACAACTTTATAAGATGTTGGGgattttaatgaatcatCCTCCATCATAGCATAATACATCGCATTGAACTTGGACTTGTAAATCTTAATTTGGTCTTCTCCATACTTCTCTTTAGCTTCCTTACATGATAAACCAATTGAGCCTGCTTCTGGATGACTGAAAATGACAGATGGAACATTAGAGTAATCCAAGTGGTCATTTTCAA harbors:
- a CDS encoding DEHA2E13310p (similar to uniprot|P39981 Saccharomyces cerevisiae YEL064C AVT2 Putative transporter related to vesicular GABA-glycine transporters), with product MSKTRNPEQSYVSIPQINNNNNSDDGQSQEEEFELQSLSSLDYENSTTDRVEQEEQNEAESQEGKSSMNMAFMNMANSILGAGIIGQPFALKNCGLIGGMIVLISLSFLIDWTLRLMVMNAEISQTRSYQDTVNYCFGKYGKIVLLFTISSFAYGGCMAFCVIIGDTIPHVLKAFIPDSITASSSVIGWMFRRNTIIVIFTTCISYPLSLNRDISKLAKASGFALIGMLVIVLITVVRGPFTDSALKAPLTKLEWTVNINIFQGISVISFALVCHHNTIFIYNSLRNATLARFAKLTHIACAVSMICCFVMGVNGFLNFGDNTKGNILNNFRSDDNWINLARFCFGLNMLTTFPLEIFVVRDVLKEVVFANHKTEGGSTSHLELSSRQHFIITSLLVFTSMTVSLFTCNLGIILELIGATSASLMAYIIPPLCHLKLSWNRADYKNAGFADRREFIIWKLVPCIACTTFGFLVMFISSYMSIITNMKDADGGHCIGE
- a CDS encoding DEHA2E13332p (some similarities with uniprot|Q7K7S3 Caenorhabditis elegans), which codes for MIRPLGYDPHANSSGFICGICHNAKSQYTCPNCSALYCSSECYNSEKHSSCSEKFYQTNIEEHLQRGERHEPTHNELKDRKKLVALLHQYNNDAPKSQSSYEDKTNTGQEWKYMAPKGVEDSLQSLQSEFNIEDLHKLNHANKSADGDYEDEDRPLTQEESREFKTIVNESSTEQLLSMLTPEQRKEFENLIKDSNYIVDEEDDNS
- a CDS encoding DEHA2E13354p (similar to uniprot|Q12247 Saccharomyces cerevisiae YLR068W FYV7 Protein of unknown function involved in processing the 35S rRNA primary transcript to generate the 20S and 27SA2 pre-rRNA transcripts); translation: MGDKKQFRGKNPYTDRREFKSKEIKKSLVHRARLRKNYFKLLEKEGINHEPEQNGDESAESQNKSEEFKRSHIPDSRNQPSKRPMNFAERAKIAKERKEHSRQAKLKSIQDRRETIEKKSKERERRKDNLSKKTKSGQPLMGPRINNLLDKIKKDIE
- a CDS encoding DEHA2E13376p (similar to uniprot|Q06567 Saccharomyces cerevisiae YLR253W Hypothetical ORF), producing MFSIKPYYRHKIASNIYSRSILSKSSPKICLSGNSNIIICKKQLTTKTNIKTKSKYTFFKFGIALGLGGSILYATNDSFRNSTRHIALTADRVGVVALATIRCFKLYKDTLEAVYDSPNDRNKALSETHLKAANITLKALEKNGGIYIKLGQHITALTYLLPREWTDTMIPLQDRCPQSSLEEIENMFQSDLGVSMNELFSDFNPDPVGVASLAQVHIATLRNSGERVAVKVQHPSLEEFVPLDVYMTQRVFRLMRKVFPEYPLTWLGDELQSSIYVELNFVNEAENSERTANYFKDFQNETALRIPKIVSANPRILIMEYVGGARLDDLEYMKKNKINTSDVSSCLSHIFNNMIFTPDVGLHCDPHGGNLAIRSSKSRNGRNFEIILYDHGLYRQIPLKMKRDYSHFWLSLLDNDIPKMREYAEKITGIQGEQKFRIFASAITGRDPENALHYDISKARSDDEIINMQSQLQDDNGVLEDLMDMLSRMPRVILLILKTNDLTRHLDEGLDNPLGPERTFLILANYCAKCVFDEKKENINKNYKKFSFGWAIQSIKSWWFYQRRLSSLYIYDCVMSINNFKQKLGL
- a CDS encoding DEHA2E13398p (some similarities with uniprot|P12351 Saccharomyces cerevisiae YLR256W HAP1 Heme-responsive zinc finger transcription factor of the Zn(2)-Cys(6) binuclear cluster domain type and similar to ca|CA3088|IPF9826 Candida albicans IPF9826 unknown function); this translates as MVNELGNTTSKQKQRNRVPVSCLICKRRKVKCDKAKPACGGCVKNGVPHLCEYVEPAWSNNNGATKLNANSKSKSYIGQPENSKKQQIQKDKLINEQRKEIEELKRKLIASQQQYLKGQTSDDLELKVTILEKLNVNNASSKSTIDINNDKSYTVKRQSQMHKQAYVDIYAWISIVKLDPHLTTLWYKITNLQKVYHLYKMNLINSKAKKELDISPSISNPVSKKTSYKINEIDFTHSLVPGAKTSNNYSKCPVVECDFNFMFEPSPTPVSTTTPASTTKSDETESPDKACPFHKDSEHISFIDRHSELSADSMNFLKKIQNIWNSILGLLRGNETMNYVQMNFLIDFYFHERKCTTESRSLLYFHKTEIQAIVRQDNGIFSLNFAEDQSRSDEDRYFNLILKGLYLCMLSLIIEESLEIIRSEADMGDINSISHEFRSLFPSEVLYLGLGYKANNILLIVQEYLLHVSNDKIFNEKISESLIYILCCTAFLNREVANYKKQGASSDSKSRFQTIFTQLLSNIFSKRGYLEVWKNPEDIGLTHNESEQRLRELRLGMCYLWSDLIRLVNLATFNITDLISHPKTILDLIFKFYDKIEECDKYNNHIIFIGDHGSVEDKELITTLSVNYLISRIYYNLRYGIVNVDEVKLTTNKLLKMIEICRPWKLADSLHNSTTIRNLETRCIFHYLSLHLSYIIILQNEEEGGHDARLNKLYCDFFVHFCEFMLFVEVAMKNEPRNSGSQHILLLVTESLTRAIHFIIGLLLRLGNTDESSTTPVLINKLISIIDNSLVVAEVKTGDQEEVYQALHERIVNVINQTITSLIDNYLTGKEKAIKLSKFWHFYLTFIKNSPKMSSIDYATVHANIPMFKGMNSQNMTQCPVIPGQTGGAQKCPVKHEISTMDYKSEFSKCPISQITTPMDDDVNSNPSNPGKCPIDHKALTEPQQSKKRKFPLNHASRQLMGVLPNGYNTVESNIRTSAQKLKCPVRGPPKESYSPATNSNNSHIHGFDPATTNNGIIDNMSNSMNTVDDVMVPGMLKSEESNLEIPNFGVNWQEFNDFDFEFLQNELMFKQVQDIEDNSFNNPSIEDLFR
- a CDS encoding DEHA2E13420p (similar to uniprot|P43321 Saccharomyces cerevisiae YLR147C SMD3 involved in snRNP biogenesis and pre-mRNA splicing); amino-acid sequence: MSAGIPVKLLNEAQGHIISLELTTGDTYRGKLLENEDNMNLSLYDVTITKGRTGNTSYMNQVFVRGSMIRFVMVPEILKNAPMFFMKPGDKPKPPVRGPPPKRVKH